A genomic window from Tachyglossus aculeatus isolate mTacAcu1 chromosome 27, mTacAcu1.pri, whole genome shotgun sequence includes:
- the NELFB gene encoding negative elongation factor B: MFAGLQDLGVANGEDLKETLTNCTEPLKAIEQFQTENGVLLPSLQSALPFLDLHGTPRLEFHQSVFDELRDKLLERVSAIAAEGKIEERYKKLEDLLEKSFSLVKMPSIQPVVMCVMKHLPKVPEKKLKLVMADKDLYRACSVEVKRQIWQDNQALFGDEVSPLLKHYILEKENLVFSSDLSVLHNFFSPSPKTRRQGEVVQKLTQMIGKNVKLYDMVLQFLRTLFLRTRNVHYCSLRAELLMSLHDLDISDICTVDPCHKFTWCLDACIRERFVDNKRARELQGFLDGVKKGQEQVLGDLSMILCDPFAINTLALSTIRHLQELVGQDTLPRESPDLMLLLRMLSLGQGAWDMIDSQVFKEPKMEVELITRFLPMLMSFVVDDYTYNVDQKLPTEDKVPVPYPNTLPDGFAKFLQDHRIACEVGLYYVLHITKQRNKNAFLRLLPGLVETFSDLAFGDIFLHLLTGNLTLLADEFSTEEFCTSLFDGFLLTSFARKENVHRHTLRLLLHLHHKVAPAKLEALQKVLEPGSQSGEAIKDLYNQLGEKLDHRKPSPAQAPEVPALDLPLATVPTPASL, encoded by the exons ATGTTCGCGGGGCTGCAGGACCTGGGGGTGGCCAACGGCGAGGACCTCAAGGAGACGCTGACCAACTGCACCGAGCCCCTCAAAGCCATCGAGCAGTTCCAG ACAGAGAATGGggtcctgctcccctccctgcaGTCTGCCCTGCCTTTCTTGGACCTACACGGCACCCCACGCTTGGAGTTCCACCAGTCCGTGTTCGACGAACTGCGGGACAAGCTCCTGGAGCGGGTGTCCGCCATCGCTGCCGAAGGGAAGATCGAAGAAAG GTACAAAAAGctggaagatctcctggagaagAGCTTCTCACTTGTCAAAATGCCTTCCATTCAGCCAGTGGTGATGTGTGTCATGAAACATCTTCCTAAG GTCCCGGAAAAGAAACTGAAACTGGTCATGGCCGACAAGGACCTGTACCGCGCCTGCTCGGTGGAGGTGAAGCGTCAGATCTGGCAAGACAACCAAGCTCTGTTCGGCGACGAGGTCTCCCCGCTGCTGAAGCACTACATCCTGGAGAAGGAGAACCTCGTGTTCAGCAGCGACCTGTCCGTCTTGCACAACTTCTTCAGCCCTTCCCCGAAGACGAGGCGGCAGGGGGAG GTGGTGCAGAAGCTGACGCAGATGATCGGGAAGAACGTGAAGCTATACGACATGGTTCTGCAGTTCCTGCGCACGCTCTTCCTGCGGACGAGGAACGTCCACTACTGCAGCCTGCGGGCCGAGCTGTTGATGTCCCTCCACGACCTGGACATCAGCGACATCTGCACGGTGGACCCCTGCCACAAG TTCACCTGGTGTCTGGACGCCTGCATCCGAGAGAGATTTGTGGATAACAAGCGAGCTCGGGAACTGCAGGGCTTCCTGGACGGCGTGAAAAAGGGACAAgaacaagtgctggg GGATTTGTCTATGATCCTGTGTGACCCCTTTGCTATTAATACCTTGGCCTTGAGCACTATAAGGCACCTTCAGGAGCTGGTGGGGCAAGACACCTTACCCAGG GAAAGCCCTGATCTAATGTTGCTGCTAAGGATGCTGTCTCTGGGGCAAGGCGCCTGGGACATGATTGACAGCCAAGTCTTCAAGGAGCCAAAGATG gaaGTGGAGCTGATCACCAGGTTTTTGCCAATGCTGATGTCCTTTGTGGTTGATGATTATACGTACAACGTAGACCAGAAACTGCCAACAGAAGACAAAGTGCCCGTTCCTTATCCCAATACACTTCCAGATGGCTTCGCCAA GTTTCTGCAGGACCACCGCATCGCCTGCGAAGTCGGCCTGTATTACGTACTTCACATTACTAAGCAGAGGAACAAAAACGCTTTTCTCCGACTCCTGCCGGGATTGG TGGAGACCTTCAGCGACCTGGCCTTCGGCGACATCTTCCTTCACCTGCTCACGGGAAACCTGACCCTGCTGGCGGACGAGTTCTCCACCGAGGAGTTCTGTACCAGCCTCTTCGACGGCTTCTTGCTCACCTCCTTCGCCAG AAAGGAAAACGTGCATCGCCACACGCTGCGACTGTTGCTTCACCTTCATCATAAGGTGGCACCCGCGAAGCTGGAGGCCCTGCAGAAGGTGTTGGAGCCCGGCAGCCAG AGCGGCGAGGCCATAAAGGATCTGTACAACCAGCTCGGAGAGAAACTAGACCACCgcaagcccagcccagcccaagccCCCGAGGTGCCTGCCCTGGACCTGCCCCTGGCCACTGTCCCCACCCCAGCGTCGCTGTGA
- the LOC119946546 gene encoding ficolin-2-like, translating into MGNAAQQALLAALWVTSTIARAEVESKCPEVTVVGIGDSDRLSILRGCPGLPGPSGLRGEPGLAGLRGGSGPPGIPGKVGPAGIKGEKGDPGMPATFDTEDLDNLLAQKGARNCWELQAKGTLLSGWYTIYPVGCGPLTVLCDMDTDGGGWTVFQRRVDGSVDFYRDWATYKKGFGSQLAGFWLGNDNIHCLTAQRNNELRVDLRDFDNIHYFAKYRSFELGGETDNYRLTVGEFADGDAGDSLSYHKNRSFTTRDRDNDEYSTNCAEVFKGAWWYGSCHKSNLNGQYFLGSHSSYADGINWESGKGQHYSYKLSEMKFRPV; encoded by the exons ATGGGGAATGCTGCTCAGCAAGCCCTGCTCGCTGCCCTCTGGGTGACCAGCACCATCGCTCGGGCTGAAGTCGAGAGCAAGTGTCCAG AGGTGACGGTCGTGGGCATTGGGGATTCTGACAGACTCAGCATCCTCCGAGGCTGCCCCGGACTTCCTGGACCCTCTGGCCTCAGAGGGGAACCCGGGCTGGCTGGACTCAGAG GCGGGAGTGGTCCTCCGGGTATCCCTGGGAAGGTGGGACCAGCCGGCATCAAAG GGGAGAAAGGAGACCCCGGGATGCCAGCTACCTTTG ACACAGAAGACCTGGACAATCTCCTGGCTCAGAAGG GAGCCAGAAACTGCTGGGAGCTGCAGGCCAAGGGCACACTGCTGAGTGGCTGGTATACCATCTACCCCGTTGGCTGCGGGCCTCTGACCGTGCTGTGTGACATGGACACCGACGGCGGTGGCTGGACG GTGTTCCAGAGACGGGTGGACGGCTCTGTGGATTTCTATCGGGACTGGGCAACCTACAAGAAGGGCTTTGGCAGCCAGCTGGCCGGCTTCTGGCTGGGCAACGACAACATCCACTGCCTGACCGCTCAGA GGAACAATGAACTCCGCGTCGACCTCAGGGATTTTGACAACATCCATTACTTTGCCAAGTACCGTTCCTTCGAGCtagggggagagacggacaactaCAGGTTGACCGTGGGAGAGTTCGCGGATGGCGACGCAG GGGATTCTCTGAGCTATCACAAGAACAGATCATTCACCACCAGAGATCGGGACAACGATGAATACAGCACCAACTGCGCTGAGGTGTTCAAAGGGGCCTGGTGGTATGGAAGTTGCCACAAATCCAACCTGAACGGGCAGTATTTCCTTGGGTCTCACTCGAGCTACGCTGACGGCATCAACTGGGAGAGTGGTAAAGGGCAGCATTATTCCTACAAACTCTCAGAAATGAAGTTCAGGCCCGTTTAG
- the LOC119946551 gene encoding ficolin-1-like — translation MGNTAQQALLAAVWVATSISWAEAESTCPEVKVVGVGDSDRLSILRGCPGLPGPSGLKGEPGTAGLRGESGSRGLPGKVGPAGIKGARNCQELQAKGILLSGWYTIHPIGCRPLTMLCDMDTDSGGWTVFQRRVDGSVNFYRDWVTYKKGFGSQLTSFWLGNDNIHCLTAQRNNELRVDLRDFDNIHYFANYRSFKVAGESDNYKLTVGEFEDGTAGDSLVKHNGKPFSTRDRDNDEFSSNCAETYKGAWWFGNCLKSNLNGLYLPGSHSSYGDGINWSSGKGYRYSYKFSEMKIRPV, via the exons ATGGGGAACACAGCTCAGCAAGCCCTGCTTGCCGCCGTCTGGGTGGCCACCTCCATCTCTTGGGCCGAGGCTGAGAGCACGTGTCCAG AGGTGAAGGTCGTGGGTGTTGGGGATTCCGACAGACTCAGCATCCTCCGAGGCTGCCCTGGACTTCCTGGACCTTCCGGCCTCAAAGGGGAACCCGGGACAGCTGGACTCAGAG GAGAAAGTGGTTCTCGGGGCCTCCCTGGGAAGGTGGGACCAGCCGGCATCAAAG GAGCCAGAAACTGCCAGGAGCTGCAGGCCAAGGGCATACTGCTGAGTGGCTGGTACACCATCCACCCCATCGGCTGCAGGCCTCTGACCATGCTGTGTGACATGGACACTGACAGTGGTGGCTGGACG GTGTTTCAGAGACGGGTGGATGGCTCCGTGAACTTCTACCGGGATTGGGTGACCTACAAGAAAGGCTTTGGCAGCCAGCTGACCAGCTTCTGGCTGGGCAATGACAACATCCACTGCCTGACTGCTCAGA GGAACAATGAACTCCGCGTCGACCTCAGGGACTTTGACAACATCCATTACTTTGCCAACTACCGATCCTTCAAGGTGGCGGGAGAGTCGGACAACTACAAGTTGACCGTGGGAGAGTTTGAGGATGGCACCGCAG GAGACTCTCTGGTCAAGCACAACGGCAAGCCGTTCTCCACCAGAGATCGGGACAATGACGAATTCAGCTCTAACTGCGCTGAGACTTACAAAGGGGCCTGGTGGTTTGGAAATTGCCTCAAATCCAACCTGAACGGGCTGTACCTCCCTGGATCTCACTCGAGCTACGGTGACGGCATCAACTGGTCCTCCGGGAAAGGGTACCGTTACTCTTACAAGTTCTCGGAGATGAAGATCAGACCTGTTTAG